The Lycium barbarum isolate Lr01 chromosome 11, ASM1917538v2, whole genome shotgun sequence genome contains the following window.
gttttgaacatcgtatatatatatatatatatatatatatattatatgcataaaaatagtgcaaaaaaaaaagtgtaggctttgtattcttagcaaacactaatataataaagttttagatacagagcacaaattacaatgttatatcaatcgtgttttgaacatagtatatatatatatatatatatatatatatattatatgcataaaaatagtgcaaactaataatgtccaaaagggcgggccccatactaaacaacaccaagcaatataaaaaataaaaataaataaaagcagaaactatataaagcatgggtttagacccatgcttcatcgtccgttgtcccttaaaaaaagggtgggccgcatactaaataacaccgagcaataaaaaaaaggaagaaaaaaaagtggacccaccgcatccaaactcacgggaaaaaacgagtggaccccatattaacagaatcaagcaatattaaaaaaaaaaaagtgaatcccatattaataaaacaaacaatgttaaaaaacaaattcttagaaaatcaaacaattaaatcaataatgatggactcattgccacatgcgtatcaacccattagttggagcaaatgaaattattgtgcaccaacatacttaaaatactcatatattaaaataagatagaatttaattactttttcatttttttctttactctaataaatgtgaaaaaatttgtgggccccatattaaacaccatgcgtattcgtagtaaacactaatataataaagttttaaatacggagcacaaactacaatgttatattaatcgtgttttgaacatagtatcccatattgacaaaatcaagcaatataaaaaaaaaaaaaaatgaatctcatattaaaaaaataaacaatgtaaaaaaaaaaagtgcagactttgtattcttagcaaacactaatataataaagttttagatacagagcacaaatttcaatgttatatcaatcgtgttttgaacatagtatatatatatatatatatatatatatatatatatatatatatatatatatatatatatatatatatatatatattatatgcataaaaatagtgcaaactaataatgtccaaaagagtgggccccatactaaacaacaccaaggaatataaaaaataaaaataaaaaaaagcagaaactatataaagcatgggtttagacccatgcttcatcgtccgttgtcccttaaaaaaaagggtgggccccatactaaataacaccgagcaataaaaaaaggaagaaaaaaaagtggaactcaccgcATCCAAActtacgggaaaaaaaaagtggaccccatattaacagaatcaagcaatattaaaaaaaaaagtgaatcccatattaataaaacaaacaatgttaaaaaacaaatgcttagaaaatcaaacaattaaatcaataatgatggactcattgccacatgcgtatcaacccattagtgggagcaaatgaaattattgtgcaccaacatacttaaaatactcatatattaaaataagatagaatttaattactttttcatttttttctttactctaataaatgtgaaaaaaattgtgggccccatattaaacaccatgcgtattcgtagcaaacattaatataataaagttttaaatacggagcacaaactacaatgttatattaatcgtgttttgaatatagtatcccatattgacaaaatcaagcaatataaaaaataaaaaaaaagtgaatcccatattaaaaaaataaacaatgtaaaaaaaaaaaagtgcagactttgtattcttagcaaacactaatataataaagttttagatacggagcagaaatttcaatgttatatcaatcgtgttttgaacatagtatatatatatattatatgcataaaaatagtgcaaactaataatgtccaaaagagtgggccccatactaaacaacaccaatcaatataaaaaataaaaataaaaaaagcagaaactatataaagcatgggtttagacccatgcttcatcgtccgttgtcccttaaaaaaagggtgggccccatactaaataacaccgagcaataaaaaaaaggaagaaaaaaaagtggaactcaccgcatccaaactcacgggaaaaaaaagtggaccccatattaacagaatcaagcaatattaaaaaaaaaaagtgaatcccatattaataaaacaaacaatgttaaaaaacaaattcttagaaaatcaaacaattaaatcaataatgatggactcattgccacatgcgtatcaacccattagtgggagcaaatgaaattattgtacagcaacatacttaaaaaactcatgaaaaaaaaaatggacccatattaaaaaaaaaaaaaaaggcaacgtcaaaaaaaaaaaaaaaaaaaaaaccccgcaccccatatactaaaaaatcaaacaatattcatgtaatttccaaagtatccccatcaagtcaataatagtggattcattgccgcatgcatattaacccattagtgagagcaaatgaaattattgcacagcaaaaaacatggacctcatattattacttttcttcaaaatatttaattgctgtgtttgctattccgccatgtcatttatttattatgtttactaaaataaatatacttaatatatatatatatatatatttaaaaaataagatacaatttaattacttttttatttttattcttactctaataaatgtgaaaagagattaatatcaaatgaagatcaaataatgaataagataaattagtcaaattataattctaattcacgtttccttaaaaaaccatgcaaaagacaacatgacaagtaaaatgagttaaactgaaaatatttactaaaaatttaaaaataacatttcttcgtttaattagaaaattattttctactttgtttcgtttcaaacatgtaaaattaatttaataatgtgaattagaattatccaaatcaaaattcgataaaaaataataagtattttacacttttaaattaatcgaattaaaattgaaaatatcaactgatgcttaaatgttgctattattttatctcaaagagaggaaaataattttcttttaaacaagtcttctcttttaaaaagtattaataaattttcgtagcaaacacgaataaaataaagttttagatacggagcacaaactacaatgttatattaatcgtattttgaacatagtatgtatatatatatattattattatttaaacagaactacatatacatagatatactataatccaaagtgttgggtcCGTGGACCATCTAGTATTCAAAAGAAAGGTTTATTTGAAACACAAGGCaaaaaatggtttaagttggcctCAAACCAATTTTGGGCCTCGGCCCATCTAAGTTTAAAGAAACAAAGTAATTTTACTTAAAAATTGAGTTGGGATAATGATTTGGATAAAGAATAAGGTTGACCACCTTTCTAAAAGAGAAAAGTAATATGATTTTACTTTAAAGCTTAGTTACAAGAAAGTGTAAATTTATGTCAATTTTGTTGAAATCCTGGCATATCAAACAAAGGCCATACACTTGACATTTTTTCAAACCTATTCGGATAAAATATAGATTATAATATTTTGGACCATGTGAAGTGGAActctacctattttttttttcttcaaagcaACCAGCATGAGACTGGTTGTGTTTTCTTCAAAAAATCTGTACagaagcaaaaaataaaaagcaaGAAAACAACAAAGGCCAAAAGTGCCTCAGAATAGACTAGAAACATTAATCTAAACACTAATATTGACTTAATTATTGCTGCTAATCCAGTCTTGGTCCGATGCCATTTCAAATCACgtcaaagctctcaccaggtggttatggaatcataataCCAATAGAAGAATCCTTCCAACATGGATTAGGCTGTGTTAGTCAATCTTAGTGTCAAGTGTAGTTTCTGAATACTTCTTTATCTGTCCAGGGTTTATGAAAATCAGCTAACATACCATAATCTAGGCTGCTAATGTAGTTCTTCCAATAGAATGAACTGAGAGTTGATACCACACATTAGATAGAACTACACTAGCAACTAAGTATATAGATATGAGCTGATGACAAAAGTTTCTAGCCTGAATGTGATATGCTGTATGCAAGATATCAGTAATCATGCATTTTGTAAATCATTTGAAGTTCAGTTTGGTTCGCTAACATGCtgtttcttgaatttgaagctaGGCATATTATGTTTATCAGCATTTAGAATTCCTTTGGCCACTGATGGAAGTTCCTGATAAATTGTTATGTGGAAAGTACCTGCAAAATGAACAACCATGTTAGTTAAACAATCAGCCAATTTGTTGCCTTCTCTGAGTATATGGACAATTTGTATGGTTCCTTTATTTCTCCAATCCTGAATCAACTGCACCATCATACAAATCCTCTACGGTATCTCCCATTCATCATTCAAAACCTTTGTCATTAAGAGTGAGTCTGTTTCCACTATCAGAGGAAACAATTGATTTGCAACACAATATTCTACCCTCTCAAGAATTTCTCTTGCCTCAGCAACAATACAAGATGCATCTGGAATAATGCTTGCCCAAGCATGCACTAAGTTTCCTTCACTATTCCTGATACAAAATGCTGATGAAGTTTGACCTGTGTTGCTCTTGTATGCCCCATCTGTATTACACTTATACCAACCATTAGGAGGACAATTCCATGCTACTGCTTTGCTTGTTACTTGTGGTTTATACTTTTCCAAAAACTGAACCAAAAGAGGCCAACTGTGAGGGATATCTAACCATGAGAACTTGAACTTTGCCAGCTGCCATAAGTTCCTGTTGATCTCAAATATCACCTTATTTCTTGACATAACCCCTCCATGAATAATAAtgttccttactttccatatctACCACATTATGATTGCAGGAGCAGCCTGATAGATAGGTTTCAACTGAGCTCCACATTTTGCTGTCCACCATTTAGAAACTGTTTGATTAATCTGCACAAATGGTCCTTGTACTCCAGCTGCTGATGAAAAATCTGCCAGATATCTGATGCAAACTCACCTGTGAGAAACAGGTGAGTCATTGTCTCCTGTTGGGGAAAGGTACAACATCTGCATATTGACACCATACTTATACCAATTCTTGCCAAAACATCATCAATTGGAAGTTTGTGGTGCCAGACCCTCCATAGAAAGAAAGAAATCTTGTATGGTAAGCCCTTGGTCCACATCATTTTAAAACACCAGCTTTCCTGTTTGTTCTGTCTAATAGCCTCCCAAGCACTATTCACTGTGAATTTGCCTGTGCTTGTCAATAACCACCAAGCCTTGTCACTAGTCATCTCCCTATCATTGATAGTCAACTCAGACCTGATATGTTCAACAATATCTGCAGGCAGTGTGTGATGCAACAGATCAAAGTTCCAAGTTCCATGTGTCATAActtcattaacttcttcaatatctTCATTGAGTTGAAAACCAGCAGGAATCAGCTTAACCAAAGGTCCTATCCtagtccagttatcaaaccagaaGCTAGATGAGCTATTTCCAGGCTCCCACCAAATGGCATGTTCAATATCATCCCTGGCTTCTAGCATTTTCTTCCAGAGCTGAGATTTTCCCTTCCACCTTACCAGGGTTGGAGTTTGCCTTTTCCAATATTTGTTCCACATAAATGTGGACCATAAAGTGCAGCTAGTCCTGAACCCCCACCATAGCTTAGCAAAGAGTGCTTTTGAAATATCAAATAGAGATCTGAATCCCATGCCACCTTCTTGTCTTGGATAACACATATTTAACCAAGAGGCCCAATGTCTATTCCTTTTATCTTCCTTGTTACTCCAATAAAACCTTGCAGATATCCTATGTAACTCTTGAATAGTGTGCCTTGTAGGGACCATTGCAGACAACAAATACATTGGCATACTTTGAAGAACACTGTTGATGAGCACAACTTTACTTCCAAAAGACATCAACTTGCCTTTCCAATTCTGGAGCTTGTCTTTCACCTTCTTTATCAGATCATTGTAATATGCTTTCTTCTTTCTGCTATGAAAAATTGGGCATCCTAGATACTTGAATGGAAACTCACCTCTTGTAAAACCAGTGATTTGTGTCACATCTTGAACTAGACTCATTGCACAGGTTTTATACATGTAAAAACAACTCTTATCTCTATTCATTCTTTGCCCTGAGACAGTCTCATAATTTAGCAAAACTTCCATTACTAATTTCAATGAGTATCTGTCAGCTGAGGAAAAGATtatggtgtcatctgcatatgccagatgatttaGATCtgcactccatttaggcatgccaaaaCCTCTATACATTGGATCATCAAACAAGCTGTTCAAGGCCCTTGTAAGAACTTCTGCAGACAGTATAAATAGTGCTAGAGATAGAGGGTCACCTTGTTTTACCCCTCTTGTTGAATGAAAAAATCCATATGGCTGACAATTGATCATCATAGAATACCAATTGTTAGCTAGAAGTCTCCAAATCATATCCACAAAACCATCTGAAAAGCCCATCTTGTGAAGAATTATGATAAAAAACAACCAAGACACCCTATCATAGGCCTTTGCCATATCTAACTTGATGATTacatttgctggttttcctcTCTTTCTTATATCTGTGACTATTTCCTGAGTTAGAAGAACACTCTCAATAATGCTTCTCCCCTTCACAAAACTAGATTGATTTGGTGAAACAAGCCTTGGCAAGATGCCCTCCAATCTACCATGAACCACTCTTGATATAACTTTATTGATAAAGTTACTCAAGCTAATTGGCCTCATATATGCATAGGTCTGAACATCTTGCTTTTTTGGTAAAAGAACCAAATTTGTATGAGTGATGGATTTAGGAAGAGTGTGACCTTCATAAAAGGCTTTAACCACATTAAGCACATCTAGACCAACAATATGCCAACAAGCCTGAAAAAAAGTGCTTGTTAATCCATCAGGACCACAAGCACTATCCCCATTCAAAGCAAAAACTTCTTGTTTGACTTCATCAGCAGTAGGAACAACAACTAATAATTCATTATCTTCCTCAGACACTAAGGATGGAACATGGTTAAGTAAGCTGAAATCTGTAGTTTCTTGCTCCTGAGAAAACTATTTTTTGAAAATTCTTCAGCCTCCACTGCCACTTGATCAGCATCTTCTACCCAATCTCCATTTGAATTCTGAATTCTTTTAATTTGTAACCTCTTCCTTGTACCATTTACCAGATTATGGAAAAATCCAGTAGTTCTATCCCCTTAAGCAAACCAAGTAACATTAGCCTTCTGTCTCCAGAATTcctcttcaaaatgcaaatatttctttagttcaGCCTGTGCTGGTTGTAGTACCATTCTGTTCAAAGGAGAAGGATCCCCTTCAAAAAGTTCTTCTTTAATCCTCACAATTTCTTCTCGAATAATAAACTACTTGAAAATATCCTCATAAACTTCCTTGCTCCGTGCAGACAGAATATTTTTTATATGCTTTAGTTTCTGTTTAAACAGCATAAAAGGATTGCCATCCAGATTACTTGACCAATTATCCCTAACTATGTTCAAGAAGCCTTGATGCTCAGTCCCCTTGATGCTCAATCCAAAACTTCAAAAATCTGAATGGTCTAATACATGCCTGACTTTGTTCTCCCAATGTAATGAACAAAggagctgttacacctcggaaaatttttcgttcatgcacagtgaatagactgacgaagggcacgacgtatgcgatgttttgataagtaagaaataacatttgatgattctaaatgagatttcaaagacattcgaagtaagagaagaaagtttgccaagaggaggcaagacatacgagatgtatcggaaaggatttacgagtaacgagttagtgatgatttgatgatgctttggagaagagttataatgtacCTTATATTTGTATTGATttcaacaagtgtcaagaaggttccataaggattggagatcaaacgagtcaacgagaacgactttcgaaaaactgtggattgtacggtccactatacgaaccgtacaaaagatacgggccgtaagtctggccgtataacctgtccagagaagagcctccgctggaaccattatacggtcacacatatggaccgtataaattgtacggactgtatgtgtgtccgtataaatgtgttGGGACAGATTTTGGGTATTTAATAAGgggccaagttcatttcatttcatttccccttcactctccttctctctagaacacttcttccataagaattcaagagatattagtgatcaacttcatcaaaccaagtgaatcaagtgtaagaaactaattaaagttcatccaagacaaggaatccaagtgaaggtgaaactagggttttgctcaagtgttgtgtttgcactcaaggttcattcctacaccatctaaggtacgatttatggtattttcatgttgtttaaggtatttgaaagttgaaacacttggattgtagaagaatatagataaagatgaggaatatgtcatgaatgtgataataatgatgataagtttaaacctagagattccaaagcaaggaatgatgtctatgaagttaaagatcctacttacgatcccttgatgttgttcatggtgtgaactcaccttaaaatgtttgttccttcaaggtgagatatgatgaatatggtcacttcataatgtaatcgggggttctcgaccttatgtcaccccgaccttgttatagattgtctataagctctaacgCATGTCCTACGACCAATGTTATGAaaagttatgagtctatgttcatagggggttccatatgagataaaggtaatagatatgccatagatacgatgatggtaatgatgagcctaagtctagagattataaagtctatcatacgatatttttttacgaagttcatgctacgaatatgatatgattttcatagattgtctttaaattcaaatgtgtgctctatgaaaagttatgataagcttatgagatgtatgtgatggcaatgatgatgatgagatataccgagccttgttatggtcgggtacggaagacatgtatgtgatattgtcgagccactacgtggacgaatacggatattgtcgagccactacgtggccgaatacgaataacGCTTTATGTGTATAAGCAGATACGatactatgatatacatatgATACGATgacgtatacgctatgatgatacatgtattatggttatatatgatataggcatgaaaggtatccacccttaaaagttgcGCAGGTTATATCTTGATCTTATGCCTTATGATTTctccattatgttcatttcattcatgccttacatactcagtataatattcgtactgacgtctgttttctttggacgctgtgttcatgcccacaagtagacagggaggcgacccagatttatagaagtaGATAAgaagacttttgagagcactcaattattccggaggtgctattgaaTTActgttttatgtacatatatgttttgggaacgacggggtcctgtcccgtccatatgtctagtactctagtaaagggtcgtagatacatacgtgtgggtagtatggtctcacgattttccacgtgtatatatgtattatgtggatagccaaagggcttatgtatataaaggtaattatgtttccaaatgaaaaaatgACTTTCCTACGATTTGGGTATAAAATCAATGAATGTACGTCTAATGAGTATgctgagtaatagaatgagtggtgctcggtggttagccccgggtacccgtcatggcccctagtcaggtcgtgacaaaagtggtatcggagcagttcagtcctaggaagtgtctacgagccgtgtcttgtagagtcttgtttatggtgtgttgcgcgccacatctataaacaggaggctacagggcatttaggatggttactcttctttcatctctaagattgtgcgatagagctaagccataggaaatgatattccttatactaacccctgattgcagcagaagaacggtattgaccgaagaaagtgattgatgatgttgaagttacggagataagccccttcgttgaggctacgttatcggaatatgaggtaagtttcgacatctttgtgcttttacttgaaagtgggagccctgtgtggctgagatatgtcgtatatatatatatata
Protein-coding sequences here:
- the LOC132619916 gene encoding uncharacterized protein LOC132619916 codes for the protein MSRNKVIFEINRNLWQLAKFKFSWLDIPHSWPLLVQFLEKYKPQVTSKAVAWNCPPNGWYKCNTDGAYKSNTGQTSSAFCIRNSEGNLVHAWASIIPDASCIVAEAREILERVEYCVANQLFPLIVETDSLLMTKVLNDEWEIPYFPHNNLSGTSISGQRNSKC